One Mesorhizobium sp. J428 DNA segment encodes these proteins:
- a CDS encoding GntR family transcriptional regulator encodes MRGPLPVHMQISEMLIREIAAGRLADGARLPPERDMAAELGIAVGTLRRALADLTKRGLLERIHGSGNYIRSRGDLQGVYAFFRLERIGGGGLPTADLISVEAMDKPADLPTFGSSDLAHRIRRLRRLDGVPAAVEEIWLDGSRVRSLSPDDLSESLYLHYRAALGFSIARIEDRVSVAPAPDWAPDAFGAQPPTSCGCIERIAWAGDGDSVEFSRSWFDPGVARYVSRFR; translated from the coding sequence ATGCGCGGGCCGCTGCCAGTGCACATGCAGATCAGCGAGATGCTGATCCGCGAAATCGCGGCCGGGCGGCTGGCCGATGGTGCGCGCCTGCCGCCGGAACGCGATATGGCGGCCGAACTCGGTATCGCCGTCGGCACGCTCAGGCGGGCACTCGCCGATCTCACGAAGCGGGGCTTGCTCGAACGCATCCACGGCTCGGGCAACTATATCCGCTCACGGGGCGACCTGCAGGGCGTCTACGCCTTCTTCCGCCTGGAGCGGATCGGCGGCGGCGGCTTGCCGACGGCCGACCTGATTTCCGTCGAAGCGATGGACAAACCCGCAGACCTGCCCACCTTCGGATCTTCCGATCTGGCGCACCGGATCAGGCGCTTGCGTCGTCTGGACGGCGTGCCTGCGGCGGTCGAGGAGATCTGGCTCGACGGGTCGCGGGTGCGGTCGTTGTCACCGGACGATCTCTCGGAATCGCTCTATCTCCACTACCGCGCGGCGCTCGGCTTCTCGATCGCCCGCATCGAAGACAGGGTTTCCGTCGCGCCGGCGCCCGACTGGGCACCCGATGCTTTCGGCGCGCAACCGCCGACGTCGTGCGGCTGCATCGAGCGCATCGCCTGGGCCGGCGATGGAGACAGCGTCGAATTCTCGCGCAGCTGGTTCGATCCCGGCGTCGCCCGCTACGTGTCACGGTTCAGATAA
- a CDS encoding 2,3-bisphosphoglycerate-dependent phosphoglycerate mutase has product MSRTLVLVRHGQSEWNLKNLFTGWRDVDLTEQGTAEAKAAGQRLKAKGLKFDIAFTSVLMRAEKTCAHILAELGQTGLKTVRDQALNERDYGDLSGLNKDDARAKWGEEQVHVWRRSYDVPPPGGESLKDTGARVWPYYIHTIQPHVLSGGTVLVAAHGNSLRALIMALDGLTGEEVVKMELATGVPVLYRLNADSTVASKELLEA; this is encoded by the coding sequence ATGTCGCGCACGCTGGTGCTCGTCCGCCACGGACAGAGCGAATGGAACCTGAAGAACCTGTTCACGGGCTGGCGCGACGTCGATCTCACCGAACAGGGCACGGCGGAAGCCAAGGCGGCCGGCCAGCGGCTGAAGGCCAAGGGGCTGAAGTTCGACATCGCCTTCACCTCGGTGCTGATGCGGGCCGAGAAGACCTGCGCCCACATCCTCGCCGAACTCGGCCAGACCGGCCTGAAGACGGTGCGCGACCAGGCGCTCAACGAGCGCGACTACGGCGACCTCTCCGGCCTCAACAAGGACGACGCCCGAGCCAAGTGGGGCGAGGAGCAGGTGCATGTCTGGCGCCGCTCCTACGACGTGCCGCCACCCGGCGGCGAGAGCCTGAAGGATACGGGCGCGCGCGTCTGGCCCTATTACATCCACACCATCCAGCCGCACGTGCTGTCCGGCGGAACGGTACTGGTGGCCGCGCACGGCAACTCACTGCGGGCGCTAATCATGGCGCTGGACGGGCTCACTGGCGAGGAAGTCGTCAAGATGGAACTCGCGACGGGCGTGCCGGTCCTCTATCGCCTGAACGCCGATTCCACGGTCGCCTCGAAGGAATTGCTCGAAGCGTGA
- a CDS encoding EVE domain-containing protein, producing the protein MTRYWIGVAAARHVRIAVENGFAMFAHGRHSAALRTRPGDWVAYYSPREGMNEGAEVRAFTAIGRILPGEPHEQLMTAAGDMGWQRNAEWLPARNADIYPLLDRFSFVRDRGHWGMYFRKSLFPVEPGDFALIADAMGVADAFGRAGTQED; encoded by the coding sequence ATGACCCGATACTGGATCGGGGTCGCGGCCGCACGCCACGTCCGGATCGCCGTCGAGAACGGCTTCGCCATGTTCGCCCATGGCAGGCACTCCGCCGCGCTACGCACCAGGCCGGGTGACTGGGTCGCCTATTACAGCCCGCGGGAGGGCATGAACGAGGGCGCGGAGGTGCGCGCCTTCACCGCGATCGGCCGCATCCTTCCCGGCGAGCCGCACGAACAGCTGATGACCGCCGCCGGCGACATGGGCTGGCAGCGAAATGCCGAATGGCTGCCGGCGCGCAATGCTGACATCTATCCCCTGCTTGACCGCTTCTCCTTCGTACGGGACAGAGGCCATTGGGGCATGTATTTCAGGAAATCGCTCTTCCCGGTCGAACCCGGCGACTTCGCCCTGATCGCTGACGCGATGGGCGTCGCCGACGCCTTCGGAAGAGCAGGAACGCAAGAGGACTAG
- a CDS encoding glucokinase produces MARITDTDMVLNFPILIGDIGGTNARFAILIDSYAEPKEFPVVQTADFATIDQAIQTMILDRTSIQPRSAVLAVAGPVDGDEIHLTNCPWVVRPKVMQAELGLQDIVVLNDFEAQALAVVALGDEHMIRIGAGTPEPAASRVVLGPGTGLGVAGLVYARRTWIPVPGEGGHMDMGPRSPRDFEVFPHIERIEGRISGEQLLCGRGLVNIYHAIGKADGTPTPFTTPAEITSAALDRSDRTAVEAVSMFCTCLGRIAGDLALVFMSKGGVYLTGGIAQKIVSLLVKSDFRAAFEDKAPHSALMRDMPVYVITHPMAALLGLAAYSRTPGRFGVETSGRRWRL; encoded by the coding sequence ATGGCCCGAATCACAGACACGGACATGGTGCTCAACTTTCCCATCCTGATCGGGGACATCGGCGGCACCAATGCGCGCTTCGCGATCCTGATCGATTCCTATGCCGAGCCGAAGGAGTTTCCGGTCGTCCAGACCGCCGACTTCGCGACGATCGACCAGGCGATCCAGACGATGATCCTCGATCGCACCTCGATCCAGCCGCGCTCGGCGGTACTCGCCGTCGCGGGGCCGGTCGACGGTGACGAGATCCATCTGACGAACTGTCCCTGGGTCGTGCGCCCCAAGGTGATGCAGGCAGAGCTCGGCCTGCAGGACATCGTCGTGCTGAACGATTTCGAGGCGCAGGCACTGGCGGTCGTGGCGCTGGGCGACGAGCACATGATCCGCATCGGCGCCGGCACGCCGGAGCCGGCCGCCAGCCGCGTCGTGCTCGGTCCCGGCACCGGACTCGGCGTGGCGGGACTCGTCTACGCACGCCGCACCTGGATTCCCGTGCCCGGCGAAGGCGGGCACATGGACATGGGCCCGCGCAGCCCTCGCGATTTTGAGGTCTTTCCGCATATCGAACGGATCGAAGGCCGCATCTCGGGCGAGCAGCTCTTGTGCGGGCGCGGGCTGGTAAACATCTACCACGCGATCGGCAAGGCTGACGGAACGCCCACGCCGTTCACCACGCCGGCGGAGATCACCAGCGCCGCGCTCGACAGGTCGGACAGGACCGCGGTCGAGGCCGTGTCGATGTTCTGCACCTGCCTCGGGCGGATCGCCGGCGATCTGGCCCTCGTCTTCATGAGCAAGGGCGGCGTCTATCTCACCGGCGGAATCGCGCAGAAGATCGTGTCGCTCCTGGTGAAGAGCGACTTCCGGGCTGCCTTCGAGGACAAGGCGCCGCATTCGGCACTGATGCGCGACATGCCGGTCTACGTCATCACTCATCCGATGGCGGCCCTTCTCGGCCTGGCCGCCTATTCGCGCACGCCGGGACGCTTTGGCGTCGAGACCTCCGGCCGCCGCTGGCGGCTGTAG
- a CDS encoding Gfo/Idh/MocA family protein yields the protein MARKSIGYGIVGCGMMGQEHIRNIALLGDAHVAAIFEPDAGMLARSLALAPSARAVDSLADLLADPDVDCILIASPNHHHVEQLEEIARIRPLPVLVEKPLFTTAQDEARVAAAGRLLPVLWVAMEYRYMPPVARFIAEADQATGGIRMLTIREHRYPFLDKVGAWNRFERTSGGTLVEKCCHFFDLMRLILHADPVRVMASAGSAVNHRDERYGGEMPDIWDHGYVLVDFDNGARAMLELCMFAEGSRYQEEISAVGATGKIECLVPGPTRFWPQHLGAPPVAQVIVSPRHPAGPHVLDIPVDPALLAAGDHNGSTYYQHRRFVDAVRGTGPVDVSLDDGRWAVLMGLAAQRSAREGRAIEARRA from the coding sequence TTGGCTAGGAAATCGATCGGTTACGGCATCGTCGGCTGCGGCATGATGGGGCAAGAGCACATCCGCAACATCGCCCTGCTGGGCGACGCGCATGTGGCTGCGATCTTCGAGCCGGATGCCGGTATGCTGGCGAGATCGCTGGCGCTGGCGCCCAGCGCCCGGGCCGTGGACTCGCTGGCGGACCTCCTCGCCGATCCAGACGTCGACTGCATCCTGATCGCCAGCCCAAATCATCACCATGTCGAGCAGCTTGAGGAGATCGCCCGCATCAGGCCGCTGCCGGTGCTGGTGGAAAAGCCGCTCTTCACCACGGCGCAAGACGAGGCGCGCGTGGCCGCCGCCGGAAGACTTCTCCCCGTGCTCTGGGTGGCGATGGAGTATCGCTACATGCCGCCGGTCGCTCGCTTCATCGCGGAGGCCGATCAGGCGACCGGCGGCATCCGCATGCTGACCATCCGCGAGCACCGCTACCCCTTTCTCGACAAGGTCGGCGCATGGAACCGGTTCGAGCGTACCAGCGGCGGCACGCTCGTGGAAAAGTGCTGCCATTTCTTCGATCTCATGCGTTTGATCCTGCACGCCGATCCGGTGCGCGTCATGGCGAGCGCCGGCTCCGCGGTGAACCATCGCGACGAGCGCTACGGCGGCGAGATGCCCGACATCTGGGACCACGGCTATGTGCTGGTCGATTTCGACAACGGCGCGCGCGCCATGCTCGAACTGTGTATGTTCGCCGAAGGCAGCCGCTATCAGGAGGAGATCTCGGCGGTAGGGGCGACCGGCAAGATCGAGTGCCTCGTGCCCGGGCCGACCCGTTTCTGGCCGCAGCATCTGGGCGCACCGCCGGTGGCGCAGGTCATCGTCAGCCCGCGCCATCCCGCTGGACCGCATGTCCTCGACATCCCGGTCGATCCGGCGCTGCTCGCGGCAGGCGACCACAATGGCTCGACCTATTACCAACATCGCCGGTTCGTCGATGCGGTGCGTGGAACAGGTCCTGTGGACGTGTCGCTGGACGATGGCCGCTGGGCTGTCCTGATGGGTCTCGCCGCCCAGCGCTCGGCGCGCGAGGGTCGGGCCATCGAAGCCCGCAGAGCTTGA
- a CDS encoding ABC transporter ATP-binding protein, with protein MLAENGRDYLGYYALAVLCLVAFAVTTAFTAYIMRDIVDQLFAERRQDLILLICSAVVVAFGVRGLASYGQAVLLAKIGNNLVARYQRRIFDQLMRLGVGFYTSTRSGQLAARINENVTGIRDILSMTLTAIARDAVSLIALVGVMVYQDPVLSVIALVIGPPILVSVNYLMRRLRRATREAVEVNSRLIGAMQEATQGITIVKAFTMEQLLSDKISTLIDSAEARANRIARISERMTPITEFLAGLAVAGVIGYAGYRAAVAQVPPGAVISFITALLLAYEPAKRLARVQANLERALVNARMIYEILDIEPQQGDRPGAGEIRVGKGDVVFRDVEFAYAEGPPVLRGVSFRAEAGKTTAIVGSSGAGKSTLIALLQRFYDPTGGAIEIDGQNIGTVTKRSLRGAIAYVSQQPYLFEGSIRDNIRYGRPDAMDAEVEKAARLAQATEFIALQPQGWDTLVGENGVTLSGGQRQRLSIARAILRDAPILLLDEATSALDNESEAKVQQALDTVMKGRTTLVIAHRLSTVVNADHIVVLEKGRLIEEGTHRSLLAKPGGAYARFHFMQDRTGEVVEAAAPKSSRRKTGGTR; from the coding sequence ATGCTTGCCGAAAACGGCCGCGACTATCTCGGCTACTATGCGCTCGCCGTGCTCTGCCTCGTCGCCTTCGCGGTGACGACCGCCTTCACGGCCTACATCATGCGCGACATCGTCGACCAATTGTTCGCCGAACGGCGCCAGGATCTGATCCTGCTGATCTGCAGCGCGGTTGTGGTGGCCTTCGGAGTGCGCGGTCTGGCGAGCTACGGCCAGGCGGTGCTGCTGGCCAAGATCGGCAACAACCTGGTCGCGCGCTACCAGCGGCGCATCTTCGACCAGTTGATGCGCCTCGGCGTCGGCTTCTACACGTCGACCCGCTCGGGCCAGCTCGCCGCGCGGATCAACGAGAACGTCACCGGCATCCGCGACATCCTGTCGATGACGCTGACGGCGATCGCGCGCGACGCGGTGTCGTTGATCGCGCTGGTGGGCGTCATGGTCTACCAGGACCCGGTGCTGTCGGTCATAGCGCTCGTCATCGGCCCGCCGATCCTCGTCTCGGTCAACTACCTGATGCGGCGGCTGAGGCGTGCGACGCGCGAGGCGGTGGAGGTGAATTCGCGCCTCATCGGCGCGATGCAGGAGGCGACGCAGGGCATCACCATCGTCAAGGCCTTCACGATGGAGCAGTTGCTGTCGGACAAGATTTCCACGCTGATCGACAGCGCCGAGGCGCGCGCGAACCGCATCGCCCGCATCTCCGAGCGGATGACGCCGATCACGGAATTCCTCGCCGGCCTCGCGGTCGCAGGCGTCATCGGCTATGCCGGCTACCGGGCCGCGGTCGCCCAGGTGCCGCCGGGCGCCGTCATCTCCTTCATCACGGCATTGCTTCTCGCCTACGAGCCGGCCAAGCGGCTTGCCCGCGTCCAGGCCAATCTCGAGCGCGCGCTGGTCAATGCGCGGATGATCTACGAGATCCTCGACATCGAGCCGCAGCAAGGCGACCGTCCCGGCGCCGGCGAGATCCGCGTCGGCAAGGGAGACGTCGTCTTCCGCGACGTCGAATTCGCTTATGCCGAAGGCCCGCCGGTGCTGCGCGGCGTGAGCTTCCGGGCAGAAGCCGGCAAGACGACGGCGATCGTCGGCTCATCCGGAGCGGGCAAGTCGACGCTGATCGCCCTGCTGCAGCGCTTCTACGACCCGACCGGCGGCGCGATCGAGATCGACGGCCAGAACATCGGCACCGTGACCAAGCGATCGCTCCGCGGTGCCATCGCCTATGTCTCGCAGCAGCCTTACCTGTTCGAGGGCTCGATCCGCGACAACATCCGCTACGGCCGGCCCGATGCGATGGATGCGGAGGTGGAGAAGGCCGCGCGGCTCGCGCAGGCGACCGAATTCATCGCGCTGCAGCCACAAGGCTGGGACACGCTGGTCGGCGAGAACGGAGTGACGCTGTCCGGCGGCCAGCGCCAGCGCCTGTCGATCGCGCGCGCGATCCTGCGCGACGCGCCGATCCTGCTCCTGGACGAGGCGACGTCCGCGCTCGACAACGAATCGGAAGCCAAGGTCCAGCAGGCGCTCGACACCGTGATGAAGGGGCGCACCACGCTCGTCATCGCACACCGCCTGTCGACCGTGGTCAATGCCGACCATATCGTGGTGCTGGAGAAGGGACGGCTGATCGAGGAAGGCACGCATCGCAGCCTGCTGGCGAAGCCGGGCGGTGCATATGCGCGCTTCCACTTCATGCAGGACCGCACGGGAGAGGTGGTCGAAGCCGCCGCGCCCAAGTCCTCGCGGCGCAAGACGGGAGGAACGCGATGA
- the dapB gene encoding 4-hydroxy-tetrahydrodipicolinate reductase — translation MSDMKLVVVGAAGRMGRTLIRIIAETQGAVLAGAIEREDSPHLGRDAGELAGTGPNGIAISSDTLPVFAKADGVLDFTSPAATVGFAAYAAQAHVVHVIGTTGCSAEDEARIKAAARHTPIVKSGNMSLGVNLLGVLVRQAAKALDAADFDIEILEMHHKHKVDAPSGTALLLGEAAAQGRGVDLAQNSVRVRDGHTGPRPEGAIGFATLRGGSVVGDHSVILAGAGERIVLSHHAEDRAIFARGAVKAALWAHGRKSGFYSMLDVLGLSE, via the coding sequence ATGAGCGACATGAAGCTCGTGGTGGTGGGCGCTGCCGGACGCATGGGCCGCACGCTGATCCGCATCATCGCCGAGACGCAAGGCGCGGTCCTCGCCGGCGCGATTGAACGCGAGGATTCGCCGCATCTCGGCAGGGACGCCGGAGAGCTGGCGGGAACGGGGCCCAACGGCATCGCCATATCGTCCGACACGCTGCCGGTCTTCGCCAAGGCGGACGGCGTGCTGGACTTCACCTCGCCGGCCGCGACCGTCGGCTTCGCCGCCTATGCGGCGCAGGCGCATGTCGTGCATGTGATCGGCACCACCGGCTGCTCGGCTGAAGACGAGGCCAGGATCAAGGCAGCCGCGCGCCACACGCCGATCGTCAAGTCCGGCAATATGAGCCTCGGGGTCAACCTGCTCGGCGTGCTGGTCCGCCAGGCCGCCAAGGCGCTCGACGCAGCGGATTTCGACATCGAGATCCTGGAGATGCACCACAAGCACAAGGTCGATGCGCCGTCTGGCACGGCGCTGCTGCTGGGCGAGGCGGCCGCACAGGGCCGCGGCGTCGACCTGGCGCAGAACAGCGTGCGCGTGCGCGACGGCCACACCGGTCCGCGCCCCGAAGGCGCGATCGGCTTCGCGACGCTGCGCGGCGGCTCGGTCGTCGGCGACCATTCCGTCATCCTCGCCGGCGCGGGTGAACGTATCGTGCTCTCGCACCACGCCGAGGACCGCGCCATCTTCGCCCGCGGCGCCGTCAAGGCGGCCCTGTGGGCGCATGGCCGCAAGTCCGGCTTCTACTCCATGCTCGACGTGCTCGGCCTGTCGGAATGA
- the mepA gene encoding penicillin-insensitive murein endopeptidase — translation MSKTVRSARRGLIAGVIAGLALTGVAMDAQAEQLAKNLFGAKTLPAATAPKSYGFYSKGCFSGGVAIATDGPNWQAMRLSRNRRWGHPAMINLIEKLARDSAQDGWPGLLLGDISQPRGGPMLTGHASHQIGLDADIWLTPMPDKRLSASERENMSATLMVDEKTHLVKDKLWTKAHTNLLKRAASYPEVERILVNPGIKKKLCDTVSGDRSWLGKVRPFWGHDYHFHIRIGCQPGSTECRGQEKVAAGDGCDKSLAWWFTEEPWRPNKNPDAPKARDIMTMKSLPAACVAVLNAPSPVSEVAVTVRGLGSPQPTIAATSSSSTPVTANAFSEIPLDRIPIPMFRPDPAQ, via the coding sequence ATGAGCAAGACTGTGCGAAGCGCCCGCAGGGGCCTGATCGCGGGCGTTATCGCTGGGCTGGCCCTGACCGGGGTCGCGATGGACGCGCAGGCGGAGCAGCTGGCCAAGAACCTGTTCGGCGCCAAGACCCTGCCGGCCGCGACGGCGCCCAAATCCTACGGCTTCTATTCCAAGGGCTGCTTCTCGGGCGGCGTGGCGATCGCCACCGATGGGCCCAACTGGCAGGCGATGCGGCTGTCGCGCAACCGGCGCTGGGGCCACCCGGCGATGATCAACCTGATCGAGAAGCTGGCGCGCGATTCGGCGCAGGACGGCTGGCCGGGACTGCTGCTCGGCGACATCTCGCAGCCGCGCGGCGGACCGATGCTGACTGGCCATGCCTCGCACCAGATCGGCCTCGACGCCGACATCTGGCTGACGCCGATGCCCGACAAGCGGCTGAGCGCGAGCGAGCGCGAAAACATGAGCGCGACGCTGATGGTGGACGAGAAGACCCACCTCGTGAAGGACAAGCTCTGGACCAAGGCGCATACTAATCTGTTGAAGCGCGCCGCGAGCTATCCCGAGGTCGAACGCATCCTGGTCAATCCGGGAATCAAGAAGAAGCTATGCGACACGGTGAGCGGCGACCGCTCGTGGCTGGGCAAGGTGCGCCCCTTCTGGGGTCACGACTACCATTTCCACATCCGCATCGGCTGTCAGCCTGGCTCGACCGAATGCCGCGGACAGGAAAAGGTCGCCGCCGGCGACGGCTGCGACAAGTCGCTCGCCTGGTGGTTCACTGAGGAGCCCTGGCGGCCCAACAAGAACCCGGACGCGCCCAAGGCCCGCGACATCATGACGATGAAGAGCCTGCCGGCAGCCTGCGTCGCGGTGCTGAACGCGCCTTCCCCGGTTTCGGAAGTGGCGGTGACGGTGCGAGGCCTCGGCAGCCCGCAGCCGACAATCGCGGCGACGTCGAGCAGTTCGACGCCCGTGACGGCGAACGCTTTCTCGGAGATTCCGCTCGACCGGATCCCCATTCCGATGTTCCGGCCCGATCCGGCGCAGTGA
- a CDS encoding methylglyoxal synthase: MRIALIAHDEKKDDLVAFAGAHRDFLKACDLVATGTTGGRVAEAWPELTIRRLKSGPLGGDQQIGALIAEGKVDALIFFVDPLTPMPHDVDVKALMRLAIVYDIPMALNRATAEIILSGNETTARA, translated from the coding sequence GTGCGTATCGCCCTCATCGCGCATGACGAAAAGAAGGACGACCTCGTCGCTTTCGCCGGCGCCCATCGGGATTTCCTGAAGGCCTGCGACCTGGTCGCCACCGGGACGACCGGCGGGCGCGTCGCGGAGGCCTGGCCGGAACTGACGATAAGGCGGCTGAAGAGTGGGCCGCTCGGCGGCGACCAGCAGATCGGCGCGCTGATCGCCGAGGGAAAGGTCGACGCGCTGATCTTCTTCGTCGACCCGCTCACGCCGATGCCGCACGATGTCGACGTCAAGGCCTTGATGCGCCTCGCCATCGTCTACGACATCCCGATGGCCTTGAATCGCGCCACCGCCGAGATCATCCTGTCCGGCAACGAGACAACGGCGCGGGCCTGA